The following proteins are co-located in the Megalobrama amblycephala isolate DHTTF-2021 linkage group LG12, ASM1881202v1, whole genome shotgun sequence genome:
- the LOC125280606 gene encoding uncharacterized protein LOC125280606, whose translation MRNICKSLYLHILILMEPRFRRRADGSLNLADTLEAAKVKEANKGKPYTRPLSPEIVLNKAKKSLILHHGDLANRKHLLGFFEIQFGVFRGQTFRWVDENALGYAAYLVAAMKRDPTGASKDSQEHAHNKGSFREYIELFPSGRIAIALKEEQYAEKAPQHATATQLTPPTQHAAATLLTPTTQHTATTHTSTASLRSLLVTRLPNQKSLTKTVERLVSPHKATPSLAQARAKPSATLTRPTVLIEGATGPSATLTRPTASIDGATGPSATLTRPTASIEGATGPSATLTRPTASIEGATGPSATLALPTDIDDGTLLAEATMFEEAYVASRRVCLPAGWIHTLPEVDQRWISKALFRWTAQGPLILLPWRITLAIPCCSGCHENCGK comes from the exons ATGAGAAACATTTGCAAA TCTTTATATcttcacattttaattttgatggaaCCGCGCTTCAGGAGACGGGCTGATGGCAGCCTGAATCTGGCTGATACATTGGAAGCGGCAAAGGTGAAGGAGGCCAACAAGGGAAAGCCGTACACGAGACCCCTGTCCCCGGAGATAGTGCTGAACAAGGCCAAGAAAAGCTTAATTCTGCACCACGGAGATCTAGCGAACCGAAAGCACCTGCTAGGTTTCTTTGAAATCCAGTTTGGTGTATTTCGTGGGCAAACATTCAGGTGGGTGGATGAAAATGCTCTGGGGTATGCTGCTTACCTGGTGGCAGCTATGAAGAGGGACCCCACAGGAGCCAGCAAAGACTCCCAAGAACATGCCCACAACAAGGGGAGTTTTAGGGAGTATATTGAGCTATTTCCTTCTGGCAGAATTGCCATTGCCTTGAAGGAAGAGCAATATGCTGAGAAAGCTCCCCAGCACGCTACCGCCACCCAGCTCACTCCTCCCACCCAGCACGCTGCCGCCACCCTGCTCACTCCCACGACCCAGCACACCGCCACCACCCATACTTCCACCGCCTCTCTCCGCTCCCTTTTGGTTACCAGGTTGCCTAACCAGAAAAGTCTGACCAAGACTGTAGAAAGGCTGGTTTCCCCCCACAAAGCCACACCTT ctTTGGCCCAAGCACGTGCAAAGCCCTCAGCCACCCTCACCCGCCCGACTGTGTTGATTGAGGGAGCCACAGGGCCCTCAGCCACCCTCACCCGACCGACTGCTTCCATTGATGGAGCCACAGGGCCCTCAGCCACCCTCACCCGACCGACTGCTTCCATTGAGGGAGCCACAGGGCCCTCAGCCACCCTCACCCGACCGACTGCTTCCATTGAGGGAGCCACAGGGCCCTCAGCCACCCTCGCCCTCCCCACTGATATAGATGACGGCACACTGCTGGCAGAGGCAACTATGTTTGAGGAGGCATATGTGGCAT cACGACGAGTCTGTCTTCCAGCTGGATGGATACACACCCTGCCTGAAGTGGATCAGAGGTGGATATCCAAAGCCCTGTTCAGGTGGACAGCACAGGGGCCATTGATTCTCCTTCCTTGGAGAATTACTTTGGCCATTCCTTGCTGCTCTGGATGCCACGAAAACTGTGGCAAGTGA
- the LOC125280139 gene encoding uncharacterized protein LOC125280139, which yields MGMKITPYVGQRKYTGELIGVEYLYEQTGNVLQDYKLAIEELETTEVVIEEDEDYAELEEFQDITVPTVDTERTPAASSQALVSAASSPTPPATSPMSSLSVVPPSPVTPPVSSSTSSQFVVSPSPVKSPVSSSTSSLSVVRPSPVKSPVSSSTSSLSVVPPSPVKSPVNLQSKPSLSLVAHSFPVDQLSAETDLPTSEENISHDDSVGPDNIEGYGAVQDLAEFLVSLRDHCLALTGEECVKIITLWQALGEYDKKKTIYSSRHQTTLKQGRFRATKKIVAPGVESTKRCFVGAHSPAQWPDCNRVVEAIFTRLCALYPNAVRCDGVRVSRFTMVTRVYKHIRECILTNAKVMSETTIQLPEVNAATVTQWFSRRCKSQEQEILKQGIQAPDAPMAGPEELPAAIQKGPTLYSGNLAEPHLFILPPNTAGEAKLKGRSQPQAISKAPPSHQGLPVIARPIAPALPFSLPFILPSVQLPTVIDASAPSSTVPGTSQVMFFNLPLPSAMPPSAQTQTSSQAVPYSTQQYRKRKQERELTGTVTRKYVRKTDVILCKKCKKERRPPSHLQYFGNWYCKESETQSYGEWRAVLEERGYRKKKPGNDNPPAS from the exons ATGGGCATGAAAATCACCCCTTATGTTGGGCAAAGAAAGTACACTG gtgaGCTTATTGGAGTGGAATACCTTTACGAGCAAACTGGTAACGTTCTGCAGGACTACAAGTTGGCCATTGAAGAGTTAGAGACCACTGAGGTTGTTATAGAGGAGGATGAAGATTATGCTGAACTTGAGGAGTTTCAGGACATCACTGTCCCCACCGTTGACACAGAACGGACACCTGCTGCCTCTTCACAAGCATTAGTGTCTGCAGCATCATCTCCAACCCCTCCAGCAACCAGCCCCATGTCATCACTGTCTGTGGTCCCTCCATCACCAGTGACACCTCCTGTTTCCAGCTCCACGTCATCACAGTTTGTAGTCTCTCCATCACCAGTGAAATCTCCTGTTTCCAGCTCCACGTCATCACTGTCTGTGGTCCGTCCATCACCAGTGAAATCTCCTGTTTCCAGCTCCACGTCATCACTGTCTGTGGTCCCTCCATCACCAGTGAAATCTCCTGTCAATCTCCAATCAAAGCCATCACTCTCTCTTGTGGCACATAGCT TCCCAGTGGATCAGTTATCTGCAGAAACTGATCTTCCAACATCTGAAGAGAATATTTCACATGAT GATTCTGTTGGTCCTGATAATATTGAGGGGTATGGAGCCGTGCAGGACTTGGCAGAGTTTTTGGTTAGCCTCAGAGACCACTGTCTGGCCTTGACTGGAGAAGAGTGTGTCAAGATCATCACCCTATGGCAGGCACTGGGGGAGTATGACAAGAAAAAGACCATTTACTCATCACGTCATCAAACCACCCTAAAACAGGGACGATTCAGGGCCACTAAGAAGATTGTGGCACCAGGTGTGGAGAGCACTAAAAG GTGTTTCGTTGGGGCTCATAGTCCTGCACAGTGGCCTGACTGCAACCGAGTGGTGGAGGCCATCTTCACAAGGCTCTGTGCTCTCTACCCAAATGCGGTGCGCTGTGATGGAGTGAGGGTGTCCCGCTTCACAATGGTAACACGTGTTTACAAGCACATTCGAGAGTGCATCCTCACCAATGCTAAGGTGATGAGCGAGACCACCATCCAGCTCCCTGAAGTGAACGCTGCAACAGTCACACAGTG GTTCAGCAGGCGTTGCAAGTCTCAGGAACAGGAGATTTTAAAGCAGGGTATCCAAGCTCCAGACGCACCCATGGCAGGACCTGAGGAGCTTCCTGCGGCTATACAGAAAGGACCCACTCTCTATTCAGGCAATCTGGCTGAGCCTCACCTTTTTATCCTGCCACCAAACACTGCTGGGGAGGCAAAACTCAAGGGGAGGTCGCAACCTCAGGCCATCTCCAAGGCTCCACCATCACATCAAGGACTTCCTGTCATAGCACGTCCTATTGCACCAGCACTACCGTTCTCTCTCCCTTTCATTTTACCATCTGTGCAGCTTCCTACAGTGATAGACGCAAGTGCGCCATCCTCTACAGTGCCTGGTACCTCACAGGTGATGTTCTTCAACCTCCCATTACCTTCAGCTATGCCACCATCAGCTCAGACACAGACATCCAGTCAAGCTGTTCCTTACTCCACTCAGCAATACAGAAAGAGAAAACAGGAGAGGGAGCTCACTGGAACTGTCACAAGAAAATATGTGAGGAAGACAGATGTCATTCTttgtaaaaagtgtaaaaaagaaAGACGGCCACCATCACATCTTCAGTACTTTGGTAACTGGTACTGCAAAGAGTCTGAGACTCAATCATACGGTGAATGGAGGGCTGTGCTGGAGGAACGAGGTTATAGGAAAAAAAAGCCAGGAAATGACAACCCTCCAGCTTCATAA